One genomic segment of Tindallia californiensis includes these proteins:
- the cas7c gene encoding type I-C CRISPR-associated protein Cas7/Csd2, with amino-acid sequence MKSIANKIDFAGVVVVKNANPNGDPLNGNRPRLTYEGLGEISDVCLKRKIRNRILEKGHGIFVQSDDYKVDDYPSLSKRAEGELSKEATKDKTTLIQESCEKWFDVRAFGQLFAFSGKEKAKGVSVGIRGPVSIHSAFSVTPVNTSSLQITKSVSSEGDGTKRGSDTMGMKHRIDHGIYVFYGSINPQLATKTGFSREDADILKDALLNIFENDASSARPEGSMELNKLVWWEHDNPSGQYSSAKVHRSFKVTLAEGITEPKDIDDYDIQLEELEGLKAEMIDGK; translated from the coding sequence ATGAAGTCCATTGCTAATAAGATTGATTTTGCAGGTGTAGTAGTAGTGAAAAATGCTAATCCTAACGGAGACCCACTGAACGGCAACAGGCCAAGATTAACTTATGAAGGGCTTGGTGAAATTTCCGATGTTTGCCTTAAAAGAAAAATTAGAAATAGAATTTTAGAAAAAGGGCATGGTATTTTTGTTCAATCAGATGATTACAAAGTGGATGATTACCCAAGCCTCTCCAAGAGAGCAGAAGGAGAACTGAGTAAGGAGGCTACAAAAGATAAAACAACTTTGATTCAGGAATCCTGTGAAAAATGGTTTGATGTGAGGGCCTTTGGTCAGCTTTTCGCCTTCTCCGGTAAAGAAAAAGCAAAAGGAGTTTCTGTTGGTATTCGGGGGCCTGTTTCTATCCATTCAGCATTTAGCGTTACGCCGGTTAATACCTCCAGTCTTCAGATTACGAAATCAGTTAGCAGTGAAGGGGACGGAACCAAGCGTGGCTCTGATACTATGGGAATGAAACATCGGATCGACCACGGCATCTATGTTTTCTATGGGAGCATCAATCCTCAATTAGCAACGAAAACTGGATTTAGCCGGGAGGACGCTGATATCTTAAAAGATGCTCTATTAAATATTTTTGAAAACGATGCATCATCAGCGAGGCCTGAAGGCAGTATGGAATTAAACAAACTGGTATGGTGGGAGCACGATAACCCTTCAGGCCAGTATTCATCAGCTAAAGTTCATCGTTCTTTCAAAGTGACTCTGGCTGAAGGGATAACGGAACCCAAAGATATTGATGACTACGATATTCAACTGGAAGAGCTGGAAGGCTTAAAAGCGGAAATGATCGATGGAAAGTAG
- the cas1c gene encoding type I-C CRISPR-associated endonuclease Cas1c: MRKLLNTLYVTSTEAHLAKEGENVLVLVGDEKKFRVPVHNLESIVTMGYTGASPALMNLCAEKGVSLAFHTQNARLLARLEPANKGNVLLRKRQYELHDDNECSINIAKCVIIGKLSNCRTVLRRFIRDYRMNPEINSIEKAADYLKRLMEKAFESNSLDELRGIEGDGAKTYYSVFQSLILDQNKDFSFKGRNRRPPTDRVNALLSFAYSLLVHDCTSALETVGLDSQVGFLHRLRPGRASLALDLMEELRPYIADRLVLSLINNRMILPKDFTIKETGAVLLKDEPRKTVIDAWQKRKQQQITHPYLQEKVEIGLLPYCQALLMARHIRGDLELYPPFKMS, encoded by the coding sequence GTGAGAAAACTATTAAACACCCTCTACGTTACGTCTACCGAAGCTCATCTTGCGAAAGAAGGTGAAAATGTTCTTGTGCTTGTAGGAGATGAAAAAAAATTTCGAGTACCTGTTCATAATTTGGAAAGCATAGTAACAATGGGATACACAGGTGCTAGCCCTGCGTTGATGAATCTTTGTGCAGAAAAAGGAGTTTCGCTTGCGTTTCACACACAAAACGCCAGATTGCTAGCGAGATTAGAGCCAGCGAACAAAGGAAACGTATTACTTCGGAAGCGTCAATATGAGCTGCATGATGATAATGAATGCTCCATCAACATTGCTAAATGTGTTATTATTGGAAAATTGTCAAACTGCAGAACGGTGTTGAGAAGATTTATCAGAGACTATAGAATGAATCCCGAAATAAATTCAATAGAAAAAGCGGCAGATTATCTTAAGCGACTGATGGAAAAAGCATTCGAATCCAATTCACTAGATGAACTGCGTGGAATTGAAGGAGATGGGGCCAAAACATACTATAGTGTATTTCAAAGCTTAATATTGGATCAAAACAAGGACTTCAGCTTTAAAGGTAGAAATAGGAGACCGCCGACGGATAGAGTAAATGCACTGCTTTCTTTTGCTTACAGTCTATTAGTGCATGATTGCACGTCAGCCTTGGAAACAGTTGGATTAGATTCACAAGTTGGATTCTTACATCGACTAAGACCTGGCAGAGCGAGTTTGGCGTTGGATTTAATGGAGGAACTTCGACCTTATATAGCGGACAGACTTGTTCTCTCTTTAATTAACAATAGAATGATTTTACCAAAAGATTTTACGATAAAAGAAACAGGAGCTGTGCTTCTGAAAGACGAGCCACGAAAGACGGTCATTGATGCATGGCAAAAGCGTAAACAGCAGCAAATCACACATCCATATTTGCAGGAAAAAGTTGAAATCGGATTGCTACCTTACTGCCAGGCGCTGTTAATGGCAAGGCATATTCGAGGAGATTTGGAATTATATCCACCATTCAAGATGAGTTAG
- the cas8c gene encoding type I-C CRISPR-associated protein Cas8c/Csd1 — translation MSWIQKLYDTYETNKELAGRIMGEGSPVLLPICHTTQRAHITVTLDKDGNYKRATLVAPEDSRTIIPCTEKSAFRVGTKPQNHPLADSLQYVAGDFVDFGGKVTSGFSKKPQEPYLSYREELGKWCCSEHANPKVINVFKYVQKGTLIGDLVNDGILCIENNGMLLETWAKDDKDNMPELLRIIGNDQPQSKALIRWAVEIPGERQSELWKDESVYDSWINYYIDNQTLQDICYVTGETSNLAQGHPAKIRNQGDSAKLISSNDTSGYTYRGRFKGASEAAGVSFEVTQKAHNALRWLIEKQGVRSNDLVILTWAVEGFNPPNPADDTASFMAVGIEEKSSYTADEFSESLRKSLYGYQKQLESSRNIMIMMMDSATPGRLSIRLYREMLPDSFVKRVENWHIKTAWIHRYRGAKWTDRIKEAVPEEYVSAPSAFDIAEAVYGKRIDDNLRKKALERIVRCLLDGQKIPRDMMEAVIRRACNPVGFEASWEWMKALTVACSMYRNVKEEEGYALALEEKRRSRDYLYGRLLALADSLEEWALREGGEKRQTNALRLMQRFSERPFSTWRNIELSLAPYKARLGGKGKGLTNRISEVMELFDSEDFVSDKKLSGEFLLGYHCQKRALWKKEEVEQEQTETIEGGDM, via the coding sequence ATGAGCTGGATACAAAAACTGTATGATACTTATGAAACTAACAAAGAGTTGGCGGGTAGAATAATGGGCGAAGGTAGCCCTGTGTTGCTTCCAATTTGTCACACAACTCAAAGAGCTCACATTACAGTGACCCTTGACAAAGATGGTAACTATAAACGAGCAACACTGGTTGCGCCTGAAGATAGCCGTACCATTATTCCTTGTACAGAAAAATCGGCGTTTAGAGTAGGTACTAAACCACAAAACCACCCATTAGCAGATAGTCTGCAATACGTGGCAGGTGATTTTGTTGATTTTGGTGGAAAGGTAACTTCCGGCTTTTCGAAAAAACCTCAGGAACCTTATCTTTCTTACCGGGAAGAACTTGGAAAATGGTGCTGTTCGGAGCATGCGAACCCAAAAGTGATCAATGTTTTTAAGTATGTTCAAAAAGGAACACTCATTGGCGATTTAGTAAATGATGGGATACTATGCATTGAAAATAATGGAATGCTGCTGGAGACCTGGGCCAAAGATGACAAAGATAATATGCCGGAATTGTTGCGTATTATTGGAAATGACCAGCCTCAATCAAAAGCGCTTATTAGGTGGGCAGTGGAAATTCCTGGCGAACGGCAAAGTGAATTATGGAAGGACGAAAGCGTTTACGATTCCTGGATTAACTACTATATTGATAACCAAACATTACAAGATATTTGCTATGTAACCGGTGAAACCAGCAATCTGGCACAGGGACATCCCGCTAAAATAAGAAACCAAGGGGATAGCGCGAAACTTATTTCTTCTAATGATACCAGTGGATATACGTACCGTGGACGTTTTAAAGGAGCCTCTGAAGCTGCGGGTGTTTCCTTTGAAGTGACGCAGAAAGCTCACAACGCTCTTCGTTGGCTGATTGAAAAACAGGGTGTAAGAAGTAATGACTTGGTGATTCTGACTTGGGCAGTGGAGGGATTCAATCCACCAAACCCGGCTGATGACACGGCATCTTTTATGGCTGTAGGAATAGAAGAAAAATCCAGTTACACGGCAGATGAATTTTCGGAAAGCTTACGGAAAAGCTTGTACGGATATCAAAAACAACTGGAATCATCAAGAAACATAATGATTATGATGATGGATTCGGCTACACCAGGACGACTATCCATTAGACTTTATCGGGAAATGTTACCGGACAGTTTTGTAAAACGAGTCGAAAACTGGCATATAAAAACAGCATGGATTCATCGATATCGTGGAGCTAAGTGGACAGATAGAATCAAAGAGGCAGTGCCAGAAGAATATGTTTCGGCTCCAAGTGCCTTCGATATAGCTGAAGCAGTCTATGGCAAAAGAATAGATGATAACTTGAGAAAGAAAGCGCTTGAAAGAATTGTAAGATGCCTATTGGATGGGCAAAAAATACCAAGAGACATGATGGAAGCTGTCATTCGAAGAGCGTGCAATCCTGTAGGGTTCGAGGCATCTTGGGAATGGATGAAAGCACTAACCGTTGCCTGTTCGATGTATCGAAATGTTAAAGAAGAGGAGGGGTATGCGTTGGCACTAGAAGAAAAAAGAAGATCGAGAGATTACTTGTATGGGAGATTATTGGCGCTGGCCGACAGTCTAGAAGAGTGGGCACTGCGAGAAGGTGGAGAAAAACGGCAAACCAATGCCTTACGTCTGATGCAACGTTTTTCGGAAAGACCGTTTTCAACTTGGAGGAACATAGAATTATCACTGGCACCATATAAAGCAAGGCTGGGTGGGAAAGGAAAAGGGCTGACTAATCGAATTTCAGAAGTGATGGAGCTCTTTGACAGCGAAGACTTTGTTTCGGATAAAAAATTAAGCGGAGAGTTTTTGCTCGGATACCATTGCCAGAAACGGGCACTATGGAAAAAGGAAGAGGTTGAGCAGGAACAAACAGAAACAATTGAAGGAGGCGACATGTAA
- the cas5c gene encoding type I-C CRISPR-associated protein Cas5c → MKKQNTVDFVVHGRYALFSDPLTRIGGEKSSYQVPTYQALKGILESVYWKPTIQWVIDRVRIVNPIRTESKNVKPIKYGGGNELSIYTYLKDVEYQVQAHFIWNEHREDLKQDRNENKHYFVAKRMIERGGRRDIFLGTRECQAYVEPCQFGEGEGFYDEYDQLSFGLMFHGFDYPNETGEELFSSRFWTPHMQKGVIDFISPEECTIRKNIRPMPTEKVDSLSLEEDLSLGDLWQEDFS, encoded by the coding sequence GTGAAAAAACAGAACACCGTTGATTTTGTAGTGCATGGTCGTTATGCGTTGTTTTCGGATCCATTAACAAGAATAGGAGGTGAAAAATCTTCTTACCAGGTACCGACTTACCAGGCATTAAAAGGAATTCTGGAATCTGTTTACTGGAAGCCCACCATCCAATGGGTCATCGATCGAGTAAGAATTGTGAATCCGATTCGGACAGAAAGTAAAAATGTTAAGCCAATCAAGTATGGTGGGGGCAATGAACTGTCGATTTATACTTATCTGAAAGATGTGGAGTATCAAGTGCAGGCACATTTTATCTGGAACGAACATCGAGAAGACTTAAAACAGGACAGAAATGAAAACAAACACTATTTTGTTGCGAAGAGAATGATTGAAAGAGGGGGGCGCAGGGATATTTTTCTTGGAACCAGAGAATGCCAAGCTTATGTGGAACCTTGTCAGTTTGGTGAAGGGGAAGGCTTTTATGATGAATACGATCAGTTGAGTTTTGGACTGATGTTTCATGGATTCGATTATCCTAATGAAACAGGGGAAGAGTTATTCTCTTCCCGATTTTGGACACCGCATATGCAAAAAGGGGTTATCGACTTTATTTCACCGGAGGAATGTACCATTCGCAAGAATATTCGTCCCATGCCTACGGAAAAAGTTGATTCTCTGTCTTTGGAGGAAGATTTATCTTTGGGAGATTTATGGCAGGAGGATTTTTCATGA
- the cas4 gene encoding CRISPR-associated protein Cas4, which produces MLEKDYLQLSGIQHFSFCPRQWALIHLENCWRENVLTFGGRKLHEKVDDPEFHEKRKDLYISRAVPIRSDTLKLYGVADVVEYHQSEEGIKLPDRAGYWRPLVVEYKFGQQKIFPWDRVQLCAQAVCLEEAYGMKIESGNIFYGRTRRREMVQLDEALRERTAITAEAMHRCYLERQTPPAEYRKACDSCSLYEDCQPKLFKRQKATHYIRKILKED; this is translated from the coding sequence ATGCTGGAAAAGGATTATCTTCAGTTGAGTGGAATCCAGCACTTTTCATTTTGTCCACGTCAATGGGCACTTATACATCTGGAAAACTGCTGGCGAGAAAATGTACTGACCTTCGGTGGGAGAAAGCTGCATGAAAAAGTAGATGATCCGGAGTTTCACGAAAAACGGAAGGATCTCTATATTTCCAGAGCTGTACCTATTAGATCAGATACCTTAAAACTATATGGAGTAGCAGACGTCGTTGAATATCATCAATCAGAAGAAGGAATCAAACTTCCTGACCGAGCTGGTTATTGGAGGCCGTTGGTTGTGGAATATAAATTTGGGCAACAAAAAATATTTCCATGGGACCGAGTTCAATTGTGTGCCCAGGCTGTGTGTTTGGAAGAAGCATATGGGATGAAAATTGAAAGCGGAAATATTTTTTATGGCAGGACTCGCAGAAGGGAAATGGTTCAGCTTGACGAAGCTTTGAGAGAAAGAACGGCGATAACAGCTGAAGCAATGCATCGATGCTACCTCGAGAGGCAAACGCCACCAGCTGAGTATCGGAAAGCTTGTGATAGCTGCAGTTTGTATGAAGATTGTCAACCAAAACTTTTTAAGCGGCAAAAAGCAACACATTATATAAGAAAAATATTAAAGGAAGATTAA
- the cas2 gene encoding CRISPR-associated endonuclease Cas2 produces the protein MMVLVTYDVNTENSEGRKRLRQVAKACVNKGQRVQNSVFECLLDPTEFAIFKDEIEKLIDPEKDSLRYYFLGKNWKKRVEHVGAKETYDPEETMVI, from the coding sequence ATGATGGTTTTAGTAACATACGATGTAAATACGGAAAATTCCGAAGGAAGAAAAAGGTTAAGACAAGTAGCGAAAGCGTGTGTCAACAAGGGACAAAGAGTTCAAAACTCAGTATTTGAGTGTTTATTAGATCCAACAGAATTCGCAATATTTAAGGATGAAATAGAAAAACTAATAGATCCTGAAAAAGATAGCCTCAGATATTATTTTCTGGGTAAAAATTGGAAAAAGAGGGTTGAACATGTAGGGGCAAAAGAAACATATGATCCTGAAGAAACCATGGTAATTTAG